The following proteins come from a genomic window of Winogradskyella sp. PC-19:
- the nusA gene encoding transcription termination factor NusA — MENLALIESFSDFKDDKLIDRVTLMAILEDVLRNALKKKYGDDDNFDIIINPDKGDLEIWRNRIVVANGEVEEPNQEIELSEAQKIEPDFEVGEDVAEEVKLHQLGRRSILALKQNLISKIHEHDNTNIYKQFKELEGEIYSAEVHHIRHRAIILLDDDGNEIILPKDKQIPSDFFRKGENVRGVIESVELKGTKPAIIMSRTSPLFLEKLFESEIPEVFDGLITVKNVVRIPGEKAKVAVDSYDDRIDPVGACVGMKGSRIHGIVRELGNENIDVINYTNNIQLFITRALSPARVTSLKLDEENMRAEVLLKPEEVSKAIGRGGHNIRLAGKLTGYEIDVFREGAEEDVELSEFSDEIEEWIIKEFSKAGLDTAKSILEQDVNDLVKRTDLEEETITEVIRILKEEFED; from the coding sequence ATGGAAAATTTAGCGTTAATTGAATCATTTTCAGATTTTAAAGATGATAAATTAATAGATAGAGTTACGCTAATGGCGATTCTAGAAGATGTATTACGTAATGCATTGAAGAAGAAATATGGAGATGACGATAACTTTGATATTATCATAAACCCTGATAAAGGAGATTTAGAGATTTGGAGAAATAGAATCGTTGTTGCAAATGGTGAGGTCGAAGAGCCAAATCAAGAGATTGAATTATCTGAAGCTCAAAAAATTGAACCAGATTTCGAAGTAGGAGAGGATGTTGCTGAAGAAGTAAAACTTCACCAACTAGGAAGACGCTCTATTTTAGCATTAAAACAAAATTTAATTTCTAAAATTCACGAGCACGATAATACAAACATCTACAAGCAATTTAAAGAGCTTGAAGGTGAGATTTATTCTGCTGAGGTACATCATATTCGCCACAGAGCCATCATTTTATTAGATGACGACGGTAATGAAATTATTTTACCTAAGGATAAACAAATACCTTCGGACTTTTTCCGTAAAGGAGAAAATGTAAGAGGCGTAATTGAAAGTGTAGAGCTTAAAGGTACAAAGCCTGCAATAATCATGTCTAGAACATCACCATTGTTCCTTGAAAAATTATTTGAATCAGAAATTCCTGAAGTTTTTGATGGTTTAATCACTGTTAAAAATGTTGTTCGTATTCCTGGCGAAAAAGCAAAAGTAGCTGTTGATTCTTATGATGATAGAATTGACCCTGTCGGCGCTTGTGTTGGTATGAAAGGTTCTCGTATTCACGGTATTGTCCGCGAGTTAGGAAATGAAAATATCGATGTTATCAATTACACAAATAATATCCAATTATTTATAACACGTGCTTTAAGTCCGGCGAGAGTAACATCTCTAAAATTAGACGAAGAGAACATGCGTGCCGAGGTGTTATTAAAACCAGAAGAAGTATCTAAAGCTATTGGTCGTGGAGGTCATAATATTAGATTAGCTGGTAAATTAACGGGTTATGAGATTGATGTATTTAGAGAAGGCGCTGAAGAGGATGTAGAATTAAGTGAGTTCTCTGATGAAATCGAAGAGTGGATCATTAAAGAATTTAGCAAAGCTGGTTTAGATACTGCAAAAAGTATTTTAGAGCAGGATGTTAATGACCTTGTGAAGCGTACAGATTTAGAAGAAGAAACAATTACTGAAGTTATTAGAATTTTAAAAGAAGAATTCGAAGACTAA
- the rimP gene encoding ribosome assembly cofactor RimP: protein MLKNKVEQLLQNALDERQDLFLISMTMGADNAIKVVIDGDNGVLVGDCMFISRAIEHNLDREEEDFSLEVLSAGAASPLTMPRQYKKNIGRNLEVKTNDDKTTEGQLVEADENTIQLTWKARELKPVGKGKVTVTKEATIALNDIKEAKVKIKF, encoded by the coding sequence ATGTTAAAAAACAAAGTAGAACAATTATTGCAGAATGCATTAGATGAACGTCAAGATTTATTCTTGATAAGCATGACTATGGGCGCCGATAACGCTATCAAGGTTGTAATTGATGGAGATAATGGAGTGTTGGTAGGAGACTGTATGTTTATTAGTAGAGCAATAGAGCATAATTTAGATAGAGAAGAAGAAGACTTTTCTTTAGAAGTTTTATCAGCAGGTGCTGCATCACCTTTAACGATGCCTAGGCAATATAAAAAGAACATTGGTCGTAACTTAGAAGTTAAGACTAACGATGATAAGACCACAGAAGGTCAATTGGTAGAAGCCGATGAGAATACCATTCAGTTAACATGGAAAGCTCGTGAGCTTAAGCCTGTAGGAAAAGGAAAAGTAACCGTTACCAAAGAGGCAACGATTGCTTTAAACGATATTAAAGAAGCAAAAGTTAAAATAAAATTTTAA